A stretch of Solenopsis invicta isolate M01_SB chromosome 9, UNIL_Sinv_3.0, whole genome shotgun sequence DNA encodes these proteins:
- the LOC113004383 gene encoding uncharacterized protein LOC113004383 — protein MGLGWDDPLDEGARQLWREYEAALPRLRDVRIPRRLDTGLLSGDMELHGFADASERAYAAVTYLRTGSGASWRTCLIAARTKVAPLKPVTLPRLELCAATLLARLAAHVRATLGLDRTAMHLWSDSTVTLGWVRGHPTRWKTFVANRVAEIQTRVPDAQWHHVPGPENPADCASRGLAPGELVHHPFWWRGPGWLQAESTSWPDADRGTPGDGWPEERVRVQAAKTTSVGVEEPAEHLRFSSLDRLLRVTAWCRRWLRLRPVAAPAALEDGRERRGEELSADELKEARMAWVRRVQADYYQVELSVVRRGRFLPASGPLARFTPFFDSQGLLRVGGRLKHALLAYDERHPVLLPGDSHLARLVVEDCHRRTLHGGVQMTLGMIRQRYWIPRGRAVMKTWLRRCVVCVRWRAAIPRQLMSSLPRERVTAGRPFLDTGVDYAGPVHLRTTKGRGQRTYKGFIAVFVCLSTRAVHLEAVSDYTADAFLAALRRFVARRGLCRTLRSDCGTNFVGADAQLRSFFAADSPELRRIVGRLASDRIKWLFNPPSAPHFGGIWEAAVKSLKHHLRRVLGDSTLTFEEMSTLLAQVEACLNSRPLQALSDDPDDLAALTPGHFLVGSPLTAVPEPSMRELSANRLTRWQLLQQMRDHFWDRWSREYLHSLVHRPKWRREVANYRVGRLCLLRNESTPPLRWPLARIVRLHVGEDGQIRVVTVRTAASEFTRPVKLILLPVGEGDQNQESLD, from the coding sequence ATGGGTCTCGGCTGGGACGATCCTCTCGACGAGGGGGCGAGACAACTGTGGCGCGAGTACGAGGCTGCTCTTCCCCGTCTGCGGGATGTACGAATTCCGCGACGATTGGACACCGGTTTGTTGAGCGGTGACATGGAGCTCCATGGCTTTGCCGACGCCTCTGAACGCGCCTATGCTGCTGTCACCTACTTGCGGACGGGCTCTGGTGCGTCCTGGAGGACCTGCCTTATCGCGGCCAGGACAAAGGTCGCGCCCTTGAAACCTGTGACTCTGCCCAGGTTGGAGTTGTGCGCTGCTACACTTCTTGCAAGACTGGCGGCGCATGTCCGAGCTACGCTCGGTCTTGACCGGACGGCGATGCATTTGTGGTCGGACTCTACGGTCACTCTGGGCTGGGTACGCGGCCACCCGACTCGATGGAAGACCTTTGTAGCCAACCGCGTTGCTGAGATTCAGACCAGGGTCCCTGACGCTCAGTGGCATCATGTGCCTGGCCCGGAGAATCCGGCGGACTGTGCGTCCCGCGGACTTGCGCCGGGAGAGCTGGTGCATCACCCGTTTTGGTGGCGTGGTCCGGGTTGGCTCCAGGCGGAGTCGACGTCCTGGCCGGATGCTGATCGGGGGACTCCTGGTGACGGCTGGCCGGAGGAGAGAGTCCGCGTGCAGGCAGCTAAGACCACGTCCGTCGGCGTGGAGGAGCCTGCTGAGCACTTGCGCTTCTCGAGCCTCGATCGCCTGCTGAGAGTGACGGCGTGGTGCAGGCGGTGGCTTCGTCTTAGACCGGTTGCTGCGCCGGCGGCCTTGGAGGATGGCCGGGAGCGGCGTGGCGAAGAGTTATCGGCTGATGAACTAAAGGAGGCAAGGATGGCTTGGGTTCGGCGGGTCCAGGCTGACTACTACCAAGTAGAGCTGAGCGTCGTGCGACGGGGTCGGTTTCTGCCAGCGTCCGGCCCTCTTGCACGATTTACTCCCTTTTTTGATAGTCAAGGTCTGCTGCGCGTGGGTGGTCGCCTCAAACACGCGCTTCTCGCTTATGATGAGCGACACCCGGTGCTGCTGCCCGGGGACTCTCATCTTGCCAGGTTGGTGGTGGAGGACTGCCACCGGCGAACATTACACGGCGGGGTCCAGATGACCCTGGGTATGATTCGCCAGCGATACTGGATCCCCCGGGGACGAGCGGTAATGAAGACGTGGCTGCGCCGTTGCGTGGTTTGCGTGCGATGGCGGGCCGCCATCCCCCGGCAGCTGATGAGCAGCCTCCCGCGGGAGCGGGTGACAGCGGGGAGACCCTTCCTCGACACCGGAGTCGACTATGCCGGCCCGGTTCATCTGCGAACGACCAAGGGACGAGGTCAGCGGACTTACAAGGGCTTCATCGCGGTCTTCGTCTGCCTGTCAACCCGTGCCGTGCATTTGGAGGCGGTGTCCGACTACACTGCCGACGCCTTTCTGGCGGCCTTGCGTCGGTTCGTGGCTCGCCGCGGCCTCTGTCGTACGCTTCGTAGCGACTGCGGAACAAACTTCGTCGGCGCCGATGCGCAATTGCGGAGTTTTTTCGCCGCTGATAGCCCTGAGTTGCGTCGGATCGTCGGACGGCTTGCGAGCGATCGTATTAAGTGGCTATTCAACCCTCCGTCAGCGCCTCATTTCGGCGGAATCTGGGAGGCCGCCGTCAAGTCCTTGAAGCACCACCTGCGGCGAGTGCTGGGGGACTCGACCCTGACCTTCGAGGAGATGAGCACCCTCCTCGCTCAGGTGGAAGCCTGTCTAAATTCACGACCGCTCCAGGCCTTGTCCGACGATCCTGATGACCTCGCCGCCCTCACGCCGGGTCATTTCTTGGTGGGATCTCCTCTTACGGCCGTGCCTGAGCCTTCAATGCGGGAGTTGTCGGCGAACCGCTTGACTCGCTGGCAGCTTCTGCAACAAATGCGTGACCATTTCTGGGACCGATGGTCCCGTGAGTATCTTCACTCCCTCGTCCATCGACCGAAGTGGCGGAGGGAGGTCGCAAATTATCGAGTGGGACGCCTGTGTCTCCTCCGAAATGAGAGCACTCCGCCGTTGCGCTGGCCACTCGCGCGAATCGTGCGGTTGCACGTAGGGGAGGATGGACAGATCCGCGTCGTCACTGTCCGGACGGCTGCGTCGGAGTTCACGCGACCAGTCAAACTCATATTATTGCCGGTTGGAGAGGGCGATCAGAACCAGGAGTCGCTTGACTAG
- the LOC105207121 gene encoding uncharacterized protein LOC105207121, with amino-acid sequence MRTLDSLAPTKSETNASKGSSSSTRSRTALQVRKQDSQRGRCFLCNGEHYVRQCEKYLGKSVAERRQYVEANNLCVNCLGRHKLSECPSRKTCLSCSERHHSTLHDAFVAVAAVTVHATTPRPAAAVATLVMTARVRVTDRHGVDHFARALIDPGAESSLVTESLAQRLRLPRSHTSVAVFGVGGVQTGVARGRIDLRVSPRREGSPIVVSALIFPRLPLYESDMQADSTGWPHLAGLALADPDFLRADPVDILLSTNVYAAILQTGLRKGGPGQPAAQRTSFGWLLCRVEDDLASLVRGFWQQEELPVGPAPLTPLDQECEDLFRRMHRRQDDGRYIVRLPVVDPLPDLTATKRAALRALTATEKRFARDDRLRELYLDFMRTYEELGHMVRSDAATGARVSYLLHHGVLREASSTTKLRVVFNGSAAGSCEESLNQSLLVGPNLLPPLADVLLRWRLHRYVLATDVEKMYRQILVHPEDRDLQRILWRYSARDEVAEFRLNTVTYGLACAPFLAMRTLRQLADDEADNYPLAARALYRDVYMDDVLTGASSLEEAFELRRQLTDLCMAGGFPLRKWSANETRILQDVPAEHRMQQALRD; translated from the exons ATGCGTACCCTCGATTCGCTTGCACCCACGAAGAGCGAAACGAACGCTTCCAAGGGCAGTTCGAGTTCTACCCGGTCGAGGACCGCGTTGCAGGTCCGTAAGCAGGACAGTCAGCGAGGCCGCTGCTTCCTATGCAATGGTGAACATTACGTGCGGCAATGCGAGAAGTATCTCGGGAAATCGGTGGCAGAGCGCAGGCAGTACGTGGAGGCGAATAACTTGTGCGTGAATTGCCTCGGGAGGCATAAGTTATCCGAATGCCCGTCGCGGAAAACATGCTTATCGTGCAGCGAGCGTCATCACTCGACGTTGCATGACGCcttcgtcgccgtcgctgcggTCACGGTTCACGCCACAACACCGAGACCGGCTGCTGCTGTCGCCACGCTTGTGATGACCGCGCGCGTCCGCGTAACCGACCGACACGGTGTCGATCACTTCGCGCGGGCTCTGATCGATCCTGGGGCTGAGTCCTCGCTGGTGACGGAGTCATTGGCGCAGCGACTCCGGCTGCCCCGTTCGCACACTTCTGTGGCGGTATTCGGGGTCGGTGGTGTCCAGACAGGTGTTGCCCGCGGACGAATTGACTTGCGCGTCTCGCCTCGCCGGGAGGGCTCTCCGATTGTTGTGTCGGCACTGATCTTCCCTCGCTTGCCGCTCTACGAGAGCGATATGCAGGCCGACAGTACAGGGTGGCCTCATCTCGCTGGCCTGGCTCTCGCTGACCCGGACTTTCTGAGGGCGGACCCGGTGGACATCCTCTTGAGCACGAACGTGTACGCCGCCATCCTCCAGACCGGGCTGCGGAAGGGCGGGCCTGGCCAGCCTGCGGCGCAGCGGACATCATTTGGCTGGCTTCTC TGCCGTGTTGAGGACGACCTCGCTTCTTTGGTGAGAGGATTCTGGCAGCAAGAGGAGCTGCCTGTGGGACCCGCACCTCTCACTCCGCTCGACCAGGAGTGTGAGGACCTGTTCCGTCGCATGCATCGCCGTCAAGACGACGGCCGTTACATCGTGCGCCTCCCGGTGGTTGACCCGCTGCCGGACTTGACTGCTACGAAGCGCGCTGCCTTGCGCGCCCTCACCGCGACGGAGAAGAGGTTCGCTCGAGATGACCGACTGCGCGAGCTGTACCTCGACTTCATGCGAACGTATGAGGAGCTCGGACACATGGTTCGCTCGGACGCTGCAACGGGAGCCAGAGTGAGCTATTTACTTCATCATGGCGTACTGCGTGAGGCCAGCTCGACCACTAAGCTGCGCGTGGTATTCAATGGCTCTGCAGCTGGCTCCTGCGAAGAGTCGCTGAATCAGAGCCTTCTGGTGGGCCCAAATCTGTTACCTCCGCTCGCTGACGTCTTGCTGCGCTGGCGATTGCATCGCTACGTCCTGGCCACGGACGTAGAGAAGATGTATCGCCAGATTCTGGTCCATCCTGAGGACCGGGACCTCCAGCGCATCCTTTGGCGGTATAGCGCCCGGGATGAAGTAGCGGAGTTCCGCTTAAACACCGTGACATACGGCTTAGCGTGTGCGCCGTTCCTGGCCATGCGCACTCTCCGCCAGCTGGCCGACGATGAAGCGGACAACTACCCGCTGGCTGCTCGAGCTCTCTATCGGGACGTCTACATGGATGACGTCTTAACAGGTGCCTCGAGTCTGGAGGAGGCGTTCGAGCTACGCCGACAGTTGACCGACCTGTGCATGGCGGGCGGCTTCCCCCTGCGCAAGTGGTCGGCCAACGAGACGCGAATCTTACAGGACGTTCCAGCGGAACACCGCATGCAGCAGGCGCTGCGAGACTAG